In Ostrinia nubilalis chromosome 10, ilOstNubi1.1, whole genome shotgun sequence, a single genomic region encodes these proteins:
- the LOC135075229 gene encoding beta-glucuronidase isoform X2, with translation MLTERSQQLINVAETKQLITTMLRLSPLLLVLGTVVTLVCAIVPVTTNENGIQPVVKRINKHVGGALYPRATETRDLRTLDGIWNFRRSPPNPLYGYLNGWQEQDLFKTGPVIPMPVPSSYNDVGEDASLRDHQGVVWYDRRFFVPRGWTDQRVWLRFSSVHYNAKVFVNGMEVASHEIGHLPFEAEITDFVSLNSSNLLTVVVDNLLTRNTIPQENGYDFFNYAGIHRTVYIYSTPQTYIEDIVTQTDIQGYTGLVTYNVTYKGGRNDVDCLIEIYDKNETKVGSLLSCVGVVDIANANLWWPYLMHPNPGYLYTFKVCLVGSDGDFLDTYSEKIGIRVVNWTTKSVYLNGKPLYLRGFGMHEDSDLRGKGWDPVLWVKNFNLIKWIGANAFRTSHYPYAEEIYQLADEQGIMIVGECPSVNAFLYTDELLRKHKQSLTEMIRRDRNHPSVIMWSVANEPQQCGSNKNCDYYYSQIVGHVKDLDRSRAVTFALADPNDQIGKFMDVISFNRYNGWYAETGSLLHITQRVMNESTQWHLKYNKPVLMSEYGADTIAGMHTKPEFVFSEDYQVALMSEHFKAFDKLRQEGFFMGEFIWNFADFATRQGITRVEGNKKGIFTRARQPKASAHHLRARYLALAAADAGAQPPPPEYYVADHAPAYHEEL, from the exons ACAATGCTACGGCTATCCCCACTGCTGCTCGTCTTGGGGACCGTTGTAACCTTAGTATGTGCCATAGTCCCCGTGACCACCAACGAGAATGGCATCCAACCGGTGGTCAAACGGATCAACAAGCACGTCGGGGGTGCGCTCTACCCCCGCGCTACGGAGACCAGGGACCTGAGGACCTTGGACGGGATATGGAACTTCAGGAGGTCCCCGCCAAACCCACTGTATGGGTACTTGAACGGGTGGCAGGAGCAGGATTTGTTTAAG ACAGGCCCAGTCATCCCGATGCCAGTGCCATCGTCTTACAACGACGTAGGGGAAGACGCGTCGTTGCGTGACCACCAGGGGGTGGTGTGGTACGACCGACGGTTCTTCGTGCCCCGGGGCTGGACTGACCAGCGGGTCTGGCTGAGGTTCAGCAGCGTGCACTATAACGCCAAAGTG tTTGTCAACGGCATGGAGGTGGCTTCCCACGAGATTGGCCACTTGCCTTTCGAGGCCGAGATCACAGACTTCGTCAGCCTGAACTCAAGCAACCTTCTCACTGTGGTGGTGGATAATCTGCTCACTAGGAACACGATACCACAAGAGAATGG ATACGACTTCTTCAACTACGCGGGTATACATCGAACGGTCTACATATACTCGACGCCACAAACTTACATAGAAGATATAGTGACACAAACTGATATACAAGGATATACAG GCTTAGTGACATACAACGTGACCTACAAAGGAGGTAGAAACGACGTGGACTGCTTGATAGAGATCTATGACAAGAACGAGACCAAAGTGGGCTCTCTGCTGAGCTGCGTCGGAGTGGTAGACATAGCCAACGCGAACCTATGGTGGCCATACTTGATGCACCCGAACCCTGGATACTTGTATACCTTCAAG GTATGTTTAGTTGGAAGTGATGGGGACTTTTTGGACACGTACAGCGAAAAAATCGGCATTCGAGTTGTTAACTGGACGACGAAATCGGTGTACCTGAATGGGAAGCCACTTTATCTAAGAGGATTTGGAATGCACGAAGATTCTGAT CTTCGAGGCAAAGGCTGGGATCCCGTGCTATGGGTGAAGAACTTCAATCTTATCAAGTGGATAGGTGCTAACGCCTTCCGCACCTCGCACTACCCATACGCCGAAGAAATCTACCAATTGGCGGATGAACAAGGCATCATGATTGTGGGAGAGTGTCCTAGTGTCAACGCTTT CCTCTACACTGACGAGCTGTTGAGAAAGCACAAGCAGTCGCTGACGGAGATGATCCGGCGCGACCGCAACCACCCCAGCGTCATCATGTGGTCCGTCGCCAACGAGCCCCAGCAGTGTGGCAGCAACAAGAACTGCGATTATTACTATAG CCAAATTGTTGGTCACGTGAAAGATCTCGACCGGTCCAGAGCAGTCACCTTTGCACTCGCAGACCCCAACGACCAAATA GGAAAATTCATGGACGTGATCAGTTTCAACCGGTATAACGGTTGGTACGCAGAAACTGGATCGCTCCTGCACATCACGCAAAGAGTGATGAACGAAAGCACGCAGTGGCATCTCAAGTACAACAAGCCGGTCCTCATGTCTGAGTACGGTGCTGACACCATCGCGGGAATGCACACC AAACCTGAGTTCGTCTTTTCGGAAGACTACCAAGTGGCGCTCATGTCTGAACATTTCAAGGCATTCGACAAATTGCGACAAGAAGGATTTTTCATGGGTGAATTCATATGGAATTTTGCTGACTTCGCAACCAGACAAG GTATAACCCGAGTAGAAGGCAACAAGAAGGGTATATTCACGCGCGCGCGCCAGCCCAAAGCGAGCGCGCACCACCTACGCGCGCGTTACCtcgcgctcgccgccgccgacgcGGGCGCTCAACCGCCGCCGCCGGAATACTACGTCGCCGACCACGCCCCCGCCTACCATGAAGAACTTTAA
- the LOC135075229 gene encoding beta-glucuronidase isoform X1 has translation MDQQALIRSLSCKNTCRNTSGFQTMLRLSPLLLVLGTVVTLVCAIVPVTTNENGIQPVVKRINKHVGGALYPRATETRDLRTLDGIWNFRRSPPNPLYGYLNGWQEQDLFKTGPVIPMPVPSSYNDVGEDASLRDHQGVVWYDRRFFVPRGWTDQRVWLRFSSVHYNAKVFVNGMEVASHEIGHLPFEAEITDFVSLNSSNLLTVVVDNLLTRNTIPQENGYDFFNYAGIHRTVYIYSTPQTYIEDIVTQTDIQGYTGLVTYNVTYKGGRNDVDCLIEIYDKNETKVGSLLSCVGVVDIANANLWWPYLMHPNPGYLYTFKVCLVGSDGDFLDTYSEKIGIRVVNWTTKSVYLNGKPLYLRGFGMHEDSDLRGKGWDPVLWVKNFNLIKWIGANAFRTSHYPYAEEIYQLADEQGIMIVGECPSVNAFLYTDELLRKHKQSLTEMIRRDRNHPSVIMWSVANEPQQCGSNKNCDYYYSQIVGHVKDLDRSRAVTFALADPNDQIGKFMDVISFNRYNGWYAETGSLLHITQRVMNESTQWHLKYNKPVLMSEYGADTIAGMHTKPEFVFSEDYQVALMSEHFKAFDKLRQEGFFMGEFIWNFADFATRQGITRVEGNKKGIFTRARQPKASAHHLRARYLALAAADAGAQPPPPEYYVADHAPAYHEEL, from the exons ACAATGCTACGGCTATCCCCACTGCTGCTCGTCTTGGGGACCGTTGTAACCTTAGTATGTGCCATAGTCCCCGTGACCACCAACGAGAATGGCATCCAACCGGTGGTCAAACGGATCAACAAGCACGTCGGGGGTGCGCTCTACCCCCGCGCTACGGAGACCAGGGACCTGAGGACCTTGGACGGGATATGGAACTTCAGGAGGTCCCCGCCAAACCCACTGTATGGGTACTTGAACGGGTGGCAGGAGCAGGATTTGTTTAAG ACAGGCCCAGTCATCCCGATGCCAGTGCCATCGTCTTACAACGACGTAGGGGAAGACGCGTCGTTGCGTGACCACCAGGGGGTGGTGTGGTACGACCGACGGTTCTTCGTGCCCCGGGGCTGGACTGACCAGCGGGTCTGGCTGAGGTTCAGCAGCGTGCACTATAACGCCAAAGTG tTTGTCAACGGCATGGAGGTGGCTTCCCACGAGATTGGCCACTTGCCTTTCGAGGCCGAGATCACAGACTTCGTCAGCCTGAACTCAAGCAACCTTCTCACTGTGGTGGTGGATAATCTGCTCACTAGGAACACGATACCACAAGAGAATGG ATACGACTTCTTCAACTACGCGGGTATACATCGAACGGTCTACATATACTCGACGCCACAAACTTACATAGAAGATATAGTGACACAAACTGATATACAAGGATATACAG GCTTAGTGACATACAACGTGACCTACAAAGGAGGTAGAAACGACGTGGACTGCTTGATAGAGATCTATGACAAGAACGAGACCAAAGTGGGCTCTCTGCTGAGCTGCGTCGGAGTGGTAGACATAGCCAACGCGAACCTATGGTGGCCATACTTGATGCACCCGAACCCTGGATACTTGTATACCTTCAAG GTATGTTTAGTTGGAAGTGATGGGGACTTTTTGGACACGTACAGCGAAAAAATCGGCATTCGAGTTGTTAACTGGACGACGAAATCGGTGTACCTGAATGGGAAGCCACTTTATCTAAGAGGATTTGGAATGCACGAAGATTCTGAT CTTCGAGGCAAAGGCTGGGATCCCGTGCTATGGGTGAAGAACTTCAATCTTATCAAGTGGATAGGTGCTAACGCCTTCCGCACCTCGCACTACCCATACGCCGAAGAAATCTACCAATTGGCGGATGAACAAGGCATCATGATTGTGGGAGAGTGTCCTAGTGTCAACGCTTT CCTCTACACTGACGAGCTGTTGAGAAAGCACAAGCAGTCGCTGACGGAGATGATCCGGCGCGACCGCAACCACCCCAGCGTCATCATGTGGTCCGTCGCCAACGAGCCCCAGCAGTGTGGCAGCAACAAGAACTGCGATTATTACTATAG CCAAATTGTTGGTCACGTGAAAGATCTCGACCGGTCCAGAGCAGTCACCTTTGCACTCGCAGACCCCAACGACCAAATA GGAAAATTCATGGACGTGATCAGTTTCAACCGGTATAACGGTTGGTACGCAGAAACTGGATCGCTCCTGCACATCACGCAAAGAGTGATGAACGAAAGCACGCAGTGGCATCTCAAGTACAACAAGCCGGTCCTCATGTCTGAGTACGGTGCTGACACCATCGCGGGAATGCACACC AAACCTGAGTTCGTCTTTTCGGAAGACTACCAAGTGGCGCTCATGTCTGAACATTTCAAGGCATTCGACAAATTGCGACAAGAAGGATTTTTCATGGGTGAATTCATATGGAATTTTGCTGACTTCGCAACCAGACAAG GTATAACCCGAGTAGAAGGCAACAAGAAGGGTATATTCACGCGCGCGCGCCAGCCCAAAGCGAGCGCGCACCACCTACGCGCGCGTTACCtcgcgctcgccgccgccgacgcGGGCGCTCAACCGCCGCCGCCGGAATACTACGTCGCCGACCACGCCCCCGCCTACCATGAAGAACTTTAA
- the LOC135075229 gene encoding beta-glucuronidase isoform X3, whose amino-acid sequence MLRLSPLLLVLGTVVTLVCAIVPVTTNENGIQPVVKRINKHVGGALYPRATETRDLRTLDGIWNFRRSPPNPLYGYLNGWQEQDLFKTGPVIPMPVPSSYNDVGEDASLRDHQGVVWYDRRFFVPRGWTDQRVWLRFSSVHYNAKVFVNGMEVASHEIGHLPFEAEITDFVSLNSSNLLTVVVDNLLTRNTIPQENGYDFFNYAGIHRTVYIYSTPQTYIEDIVTQTDIQGYTGLVTYNVTYKGGRNDVDCLIEIYDKNETKVGSLLSCVGVVDIANANLWWPYLMHPNPGYLYTFKVCLVGSDGDFLDTYSEKIGIRVVNWTTKSVYLNGKPLYLRGFGMHEDSDLRGKGWDPVLWVKNFNLIKWIGANAFRTSHYPYAEEIYQLADEQGIMIVGECPSVNAFLYTDELLRKHKQSLTEMIRRDRNHPSVIMWSVANEPQQCGSNKNCDYYYSQIVGHVKDLDRSRAVTFALADPNDQIGKFMDVISFNRYNGWYAETGSLLHITQRVMNESTQWHLKYNKPVLMSEYGADTIAGMHTKPEFVFSEDYQVALMSEHFKAFDKLRQEGFFMGEFIWNFADFATRQGITRVEGNKKGIFTRARQPKASAHHLRARYLALAAADAGAQPPPPEYYVADHAPAYHEEL is encoded by the exons ATGCTACGGCTATCCCCACTGCTGCTCGTCTTGGGGACCGTTGTAACCTTAGTATGTGCCATAGTCCCCGTGACCACCAACGAGAATGGCATCCAACCGGTGGTCAAACGGATCAACAAGCACGTCGGGGGTGCGCTCTACCCCCGCGCTACGGAGACCAGGGACCTGAGGACCTTGGACGGGATATGGAACTTCAGGAGGTCCCCGCCAAACCCACTGTATGGGTACTTGAACGGGTGGCAGGAGCAGGATTTGTTTAAG ACAGGCCCAGTCATCCCGATGCCAGTGCCATCGTCTTACAACGACGTAGGGGAAGACGCGTCGTTGCGTGACCACCAGGGGGTGGTGTGGTACGACCGACGGTTCTTCGTGCCCCGGGGCTGGACTGACCAGCGGGTCTGGCTGAGGTTCAGCAGCGTGCACTATAACGCCAAAGTG tTTGTCAACGGCATGGAGGTGGCTTCCCACGAGATTGGCCACTTGCCTTTCGAGGCCGAGATCACAGACTTCGTCAGCCTGAACTCAAGCAACCTTCTCACTGTGGTGGTGGATAATCTGCTCACTAGGAACACGATACCACAAGAGAATGG ATACGACTTCTTCAACTACGCGGGTATACATCGAACGGTCTACATATACTCGACGCCACAAACTTACATAGAAGATATAGTGACACAAACTGATATACAAGGATATACAG GCTTAGTGACATACAACGTGACCTACAAAGGAGGTAGAAACGACGTGGACTGCTTGATAGAGATCTATGACAAGAACGAGACCAAAGTGGGCTCTCTGCTGAGCTGCGTCGGAGTGGTAGACATAGCCAACGCGAACCTATGGTGGCCATACTTGATGCACCCGAACCCTGGATACTTGTATACCTTCAAG GTATGTTTAGTTGGAAGTGATGGGGACTTTTTGGACACGTACAGCGAAAAAATCGGCATTCGAGTTGTTAACTGGACGACGAAATCGGTGTACCTGAATGGGAAGCCACTTTATCTAAGAGGATTTGGAATGCACGAAGATTCTGAT CTTCGAGGCAAAGGCTGGGATCCCGTGCTATGGGTGAAGAACTTCAATCTTATCAAGTGGATAGGTGCTAACGCCTTCCGCACCTCGCACTACCCATACGCCGAAGAAATCTACCAATTGGCGGATGAACAAGGCATCATGATTGTGGGAGAGTGTCCTAGTGTCAACGCTTT CCTCTACACTGACGAGCTGTTGAGAAAGCACAAGCAGTCGCTGACGGAGATGATCCGGCGCGACCGCAACCACCCCAGCGTCATCATGTGGTCCGTCGCCAACGAGCCCCAGCAGTGTGGCAGCAACAAGAACTGCGATTATTACTATAG CCAAATTGTTGGTCACGTGAAAGATCTCGACCGGTCCAGAGCAGTCACCTTTGCACTCGCAGACCCCAACGACCAAATA GGAAAATTCATGGACGTGATCAGTTTCAACCGGTATAACGGTTGGTACGCAGAAACTGGATCGCTCCTGCACATCACGCAAAGAGTGATGAACGAAAGCACGCAGTGGCATCTCAAGTACAACAAGCCGGTCCTCATGTCTGAGTACGGTGCTGACACCATCGCGGGAATGCACACC AAACCTGAGTTCGTCTTTTCGGAAGACTACCAAGTGGCGCTCATGTCTGAACATTTCAAGGCATTCGACAAATTGCGACAAGAAGGATTTTTCATGGGTGAATTCATATGGAATTTTGCTGACTTCGCAACCAGACAAG GTATAACCCGAGTAGAAGGCAACAAGAAGGGTATATTCACGCGCGCGCGCCAGCCCAAAGCGAGCGCGCACCACCTACGCGCGCGTTACCtcgcgctcgccgccgccgacgcGGGCGCTCAACCGCCGCCGCCGGAATACTACGTCGCCGACCACGCCCCCGCCTACCATGAAGAACTTTAA